A region of Nerophis lumbriciformis linkage group LG26, RoL_Nlum_v2.1, whole genome shotgun sequence DNA encodes the following proteins:
- the LOC133623627 gene encoding uncharacterized protein isoform X2: MEQKRSQHLHVKEEEPQPPHFQVEEKQRLSPHFIEEDKRHLISVKSEDDEVKGEREAEPPSSSSTQHMTTEADGDHCGGSQADKLLAPLSDSEDTTSHSPDTDDEHSKDDATCHTDNTHFTCSHCDKTFKYHRNMKRHMRRHTGEKPCSCSECGKGFVRNQDLKVHMRTHSGEKPFSCSVCGKDFTQRSHFKVHMRIHTGEKPFSCSICGKDFTQKHHFKAHMRTHTGEKPFSCSTCGKHFTQRDHFKVHMRIHTGEKPFSCSECGKSFVTNTNLKTHKRTHTDVKPFICSVCGKSFIERRQLQLHERTHSGEKPYSCSSCNKSFRHRQSFTVHMRTHTGEKVLSCSVCGERFSSKYQCKKHKCAGENSSSK, encoded by the exons ATGGAGCAGAAGAGGTCACAGCACCTCCACGTGAAAgaagaggagccacagccccctCACTTTCAAGTTGAAGAAAAACAGCGGCTGTCCCCCCACTTCATAGAGGAAGACAAGAGACACCTCATcagtgtgaagagtgaagatgatgag gtcaaaggtgagagagaggcggagcctccaagcagcagctcaactcaacacatgacaacagaagctgatggagaccactgtggaggatcacaagcagacaagctcttagctccactatcagatagtgaggacacaacgtcacactctcctgacactgatgatgaacactctaaagatgatgcaacatgtcacactgacaacacacacttcacatgttctcactgtgacaaaacctttaaatACCATCGCAatatgaaaagacacatgagaagacacactggagaaaaaccttgttcctgctcagaatgtggtaaaggttttgtaagAAATCAAgatttaaaagtacacatgagaacacactctggagaaaaacctttttcatgttcagtctgcggtaaagattttactcaaagAAGCCATTTCAAAGTAcatatgagaatacacactggagaaaaacctttttcatgttcaatctgcggtaaagattttactcaaaagcaccatttcaaagcacacatgagaacacacactggagaaaaacctttttcatgttcaacctGCGGTAAACATTTTACTCAAAGGGACCATTTCAAAgtgcacatgagaatacacactggagaaaaacctttttcctgctcagaatgtggtaaaagttttgtaacaaatacaaatttaaaaacacaCAAGAGAACACACACTGATGTCAAACCTTTTATATGTTCagtatgtggtaaaagttttataGAAAGACGGCAATTACAATTACACGAGAGAACGCACTCTGGTGAAAAACCATACTCCTGTTCAAGCTGCAACAAAAGCTTTCGTCACCGACAATCttttacagtacacatgagaacacacacaggagagaaagtgttgagttgcagtgtgtgtggtgaaagattctcttctaagtaccagtgtaagaaacacaagtgtgctggtgagaacagcagcagcaaatga